The Dietzia sp. ANT_WB102 region GAGGGGCACGAAAACCTTTTCGTCCTGGTCCCCATCCCCGCGGATCCGTCGCTGGGCCACGGCGGTGTGGACGGCGCGGGCGACGCGACGATCGAGGCGGCGGCCGACCAGGCCATCGCCCAGATCGCCGACTGGACCGGCATCCCAGACCTGGCCGAGCGAATCGTCGTGCGCCGCACCATCGCGCCCGCCGACCTCGAGGCCGACCTCGGCGCATGGCGCGGCACCGCCCTCGGCCCCGCGCATACGTTGGCGCAGAGCGCGTTCTTCCGCACCCGCAACGTCAGCAAGTACGTCGACGGGCTGTACTACGCAGGCGCCTCGACGATCCCCGGGATCGGGCTACCAATGTGTTTGATCAGCGCCGAGTTGGTGCTCAAGCACGTGCGCGGTGACACGAGTACCGCGCCCGTGGCCGAGCCGGGCGGGGGCACTGTTTTCGATCGGCCCGCCTTCGAACGGCCCGCCGAAGGCGGGGGCCCGGTGTCGGCGAGGTGATCGGGCTGGCCTACCTGGCGGTCCAGGTCATCTCGATCACCGGCATCCTCGTCATCGACCACCGATGGAAGCTCGCGGCGTTCCGCGCGCCGGCCGCGACCGCGCTCGCCGTGACCGCGTCGGTGGCACTGCTGCTCACATGGGACGTCCTCGGGGTGCGCAGCGGGGTGTTCTTCCGCGGGCAGACCGACTTCATGACCGGGCTACTGGTGGCGCCCGAGATCCCGCTCGAGGAGGTCGTGTTCCTAGCGTTCCTGTCTCATCTCGC contains the following coding sequences:
- a CDS encoding lycopene cyclase domain-containing protein, which produces MIGLAYLAVQVISITGILVIDHRWKLAAFRAPAATALAVTASVALLLTWDVLGVRSGVFFRGQTDFMTGLLVAPEIPLEEVVFLAFLSHLALVCATGVVRAVEHASSRRPGNAGERS